The genomic window AGAAAGCTTAGGTATTTTTTTCTGTTATGAAGATTCATTGAAATTGTTTTACCTGACGGTATATATTAAGGGGTTAATCTTTTAATCACTTTTTCCACAGTAATTCCCTGAATAAGGATTGAGAAAATTACAATCACAAAGGTAATGGATACCAGAATATTTTTATAGGGATTTTGTGGCAAAGATAAGGCTAAAGCTATAGATATTCCACCCCTGAGTCCTCCCCATGTCATAATGAACAGAGATTTTGTTCCGAAGACTTTTTTAAATCTGAATAAAACAGCAGGAATATACAGGGATACAAAACGCGCAATTATAATGATTAATGCGGTAATAATTCCTATGGTAAGATAGCTTAAGTCGAAAGAGACGATTACGATTTCAAGCCCTATCAGCATAAATAAAACAGCATTAAGTATCTCATCCGTTACTTCCCAGAATTTTCCCAGATAATCTTTGGTAATATCACTCATAGCGAGTTCTTTTCCTCTGTTTCCGGTCATTAAACCTGCTACTACCATAGCCAAGGGACCTGAAACATGAATAGAGTGGCAAAGGCTGTAGCCTCCCATAACCATTGCCAGAGAAATTAAAATTTCAGTTTGAAAATGATCTATGGATTTCATTAGTTTATACCCTATGAAACCTATAATAAGCCCCATGAAAATACCGCCTACGGCTTCTTGGATAAAAAGTATTCCAATATCAGCAATTCCAAAGTTTTCTGCTCCATCGCTGGCTATTTTTAAAATGGTTGCAAATATTACTACTCCTATACCATCATTAAAAAGGGATTCTCCAACAATATTAGTCTCTATGTTTTTGGATAAATTGGTTTTTTTCAAAATTCCCATAACCGCTATTGGATCAGTAGGTGAGATCAAAGCTCCAAATAAAAGACAATAGATCAATGGAATAGGTTGGTTAAAGGCAGAGAGCAGGTAAAATAAACTGTAACCCACCACTACAGTAGAAATTAATGTTCCAATGGTGGCAAAACTAATGATGCTTTTAGCTGATTTTTTTAAGTCAGGAATGGAAACATGCATTGAGCCTGCAAATAAAAGAAAACTTAAGAGAATACCCAGTAAAAACTCAGAAAAATCAATCAAAGACAATTTTTCTCTTATCATTTCTGTAAATCCTACTGAAAAATAGCCTGTAACAATGACTCCGGTAGCAACTAAGACTCCCATAAGCATCAGGCTGATTCCGGAAGGAAGTTTTAAAAACTTTATATTGATGAAAGAAAAAAATGCTGCGAGTGTAATGAGAATAGAGAAGATTAAAAATAATTCCATGGATATGTTTTTAAGAGTTACAAAAATACTAAATGTTAGGGTAAATGAATGCTTTATATTCTCGGACTCTCATTAAAATCATTTAAAATTATGGATTCAAATTTATTACATCTATTATGTATTCTTTTGCATAATCTAAAGCTTTTGTTTTCGTATCGAAATTTTTTATTTTACTGACCGAAGGATCATGATATGAAACTCCTTTAGCCGATCCGTTCAGCGCATAGACCTTCCCATTACTGGCTTTACCATAGATCTCAGAATAACCGGAACAATAGACTTCCATTTCATCCACCGCAAA from Chryseobacterium wanjuense includes these protein-coding regions:
- a CDS encoding cation:proton antiporter, with product MELFLIFSILITLAAFFSFINIKFLKLPSGISLMLMGVLVATGVIVTGYFSVGFTEMIREKLSLIDFSEFLLGILLSFLLFAGSMHVSIPDLKKSAKSIISFATIGTLISTVVVGYSLFYLLSAFNQPIPLIYCLLFGALISPTDPIAVMGILKKTNLSKNIETNIVGESLFNDGIGVVIFATILKIASDGAENFGIADIGILFIQEAVGGIFMGLIIGFIGYKLMKSIDHFQTEILISLAMVMGGYSLCHSIHVSGPLAMVVAGLMTGNRGKELAMSDITKDYLGKFWEVTDEILNAVLFMLIGLEIVIVSFDLSYLTIGIITALIIIIARFVSLYIPAVLFRFKKVFGTKSLFIMTWGGLRGGISIALALSLPQNPYKNILVSITFVIVIFSILIQGITVEKVIKRLTP